A genomic segment from Armatimonadota bacterium encodes:
- a CDS encoding aromatic ring-hydroxylating dioxygenase subunit alpha: protein MAVTAAPLSAGLRQRLSAIRPEEGVIPAFIFSDPEVYRAEMDTIFARCWLFVAHESEVPSPGDYVTRAMGEHPVIVARGEDGRIRVMLNVCRHRGMRICRADLGNASHFRCPYHGFTYTNTGDLIGIPYQREIYGEAIDRSRFGLIQARTDSYAGLVFATWDADAPPLREYLGPMTWYLDLLAGRAAMEVVGPPHRHEMAANWKLPAENFASDAYHTLHTHASTAEIGLTPSPRWAKDGYHVQAGNGHGVMVGTPAPRFIFAEALLPTFERHLRPEQLALLRTLANMPGTVFPNFSFLISAVTFKGRFVSHTGLYQWQPLGPERIEVFSWFLVERDAPPEWKALSREAFIFTFGPSGVFSQDDSENWTNITRNSRGPLARHLSFLYEMGKGARPTRAFPGPGEVYEGKYSEVNARAFYRRWLDLVQGDGPWT from the coding sequence ATGGCTGTGACGGCTGCACCGCTGTCGGCGGGGCTGCGGCAACGGTTGAGCGCCATCCGTCCCGAGGAGGGCGTCATCCCTGCGTTCATCTTCAGCGACCCGGAGGTCTACCGGGCGGAGATGGACACGATCTTCGCCCGCTGCTGGCTCTTCGTGGCCCACGAGTCGGAAGTGCCCTCGCCGGGGGATTACGTCACCCGCGCCATGGGCGAGCACCCGGTCATCGTGGCGCGCGGGGAAGACGGGCGGATCCGCGTGATGCTGAACGTGTGCCGCCACCGGGGCATGCGCATCTGCCGCGCCGACCTGGGGAACGCCTCCCACTTCCGCTGCCCCTACCACGGCTTCACCTACACTAACACCGGCGACCTCATCGGCATCCCCTACCAGCGGGAGATCTACGGCGAGGCCATCGACCGCAGCCGCTTCGGGCTGATCCAGGCGCGCACCGACAGCTATGCCGGCCTCGTCTTCGCCACGTGGGACGCGGACGCCCCGCCGCTGCGCGAGTACCTGGGGCCGATGACCTGGTACCTCGACCTGCTGGCCGGGCGGGCCGCCATGGAGGTGGTGGGCCCGCCCCACCGCCACGAGATGGCCGCCAACTGGAAGCTGCCGGCGGAGAACTTCGCCTCCGACGCCTACCACACGCTGCACACGCACGCCTCTACCGCCGAGATCGGGCTCACGCCCTCGCCCCGCTGGGCCAAGGACGGCTACCACGTGCAGGCCGGGAACGGCCACGGCGTGATGGTGGGGACGCCTGCCCCCCGCTTCATCTTCGCGGAGGCGCTGCTGCCGACGTTCGAGCGCCACCTCCGCCCCGAGCAGCTGGCCCTGCTGCGCACCCTGGCCAACATGCCGGGCACCGTCTTCCCCAACTTCTCCTTCCTCATCTCCGCGGTGACCTTCAAGGGGCGGTTCGTCTCGCACACGGGGCTGTACCAGTGGCAGCCGCTCGGTCCGGAGCGGATCGAGGTCTTCTCCTGGTTCCTGGTGGAGCGCGACGCCCCGCCCGAGTGGAAGGCGCTGTCGCGCGAGGCCTTCATCTTCACCTTCGGCCCGTCCGGCGTCTTCTCCCAGGACGACAGCGAGAACTGGACCAACATCACGCGCAACAGCCGCGGCCCGCTGGCCCGCCACCTCTCCTTCCTCTACGAGATGGGCAAGGGGGCGCGACCCACCCGCGCCTTCCCCGGGCCCGGGGAGGTGTACGAGGGGAAGTACAGCGAGGTGAACGCGCGGGCCTTCTACCGGCGCTGGCTCGACCTGGTGCAGGGGGACGGCCCGTGGACGTGA
- a CDS encoding GntR family transcriptional regulator, whose translation MPLRDLRRLTRPRTGAGGTTPPVLAAVLREAIVTGVLQAGEELNQVLLARQFGVSRVPVREAIRLLEAEGLVVSPPHRRSVVSALTPEVLGEIYEVRVRLEGLLLGAAVPRLGPEDLAEADALVAAMSRLRDHREWLRLNDRFHDALYRAAGKPFVSALVRQLRQQVQRYVWLSGRALYRAAEANAEHRRILEACRAGDVPRARRELRRHLLATYRGLRQALRSTPSGRRRAISPDRLGTVPPDRP comes from the coding sequence GTGCCGCTGCGCGACCTCCGCCGCCTCACCCGTCCCCGGACAGGAGCGGGGGGGACCACGCCCCCCGTCCTGGCCGCCGTCCTGCGCGAGGCCATCGTCACCGGCGTCCTGCAGGCCGGCGAGGAACTGAACCAGGTCCTCCTGGCCCGCCAGTTCGGCGTGAGCCGCGTGCCGGTGCGCGAGGCCATCCGCCTGCTCGAGGCGGAAGGCCTGGTGGTCTCGCCGCCGCACCGGCGCAGCGTCGTGAGCGCACTCACCCCGGAGGTGCTGGGGGAGATCTACGAAGTGCGGGTGCGCCTGGAGGGGCTGCTGCTCGGTGCGGCGGTGCCGCGCCTCGGACCGGAGGACCTGGCCGAGGCGGACGCGCTGGTGGCGGCGATGAGCCGCCTCCGCGACCACCGGGAGTGGCTCCGTCTCAACGACCGCTTCCACGACGCCCTCTATCGGGCGGCGGGCAAGCCTTTCGTCAGCGCACTCGTCCGCCAGCTCCGCCAGCAGGTCCAGCGGTACGTGTGGTTGAGCGGCCGGGCGCTCTACCGGGCGGCGGAGGCCAATGCCGAGCACCGGCGCATTCTGGAAGCCTGTCGCGCCGGGGACGTGCCCCGCGCGCGCCGGGAGCTGCGCCGCCACCTGCTGGCCACCTACCGGGGGTTGCGCCAGGCGCTCCGGTCGACCCCATCGGGACGGCGCCGGGCGATCTCTCCCGACCGGCTGGGGACGGTCCCACCGGACCGGCCATGA
- a CDS encoding VOC family protein, with amino-acid sequence MTHLAHVALTVPHPEDAARWYAEVLGLAITGRLPDGGVRLATAPPHAAVVAHTEVLLLPGAPGVHHIGFGIPNTESLAAAAAALRRQDVEVHEATDGPCGVGWWVRDPDGHRVEVTVPPSPVPRPGGAGGPATLVKLGHITQRSPDPVVQAAWWQRVLGFRLSDRMGETFAWLRCNRDHHTIAFIRAPQPGTHHIAFEAGGWDDLRRLGDHLAACGWRFEFGPGRHGPGNNLFAYLLDPWGLRWEVFCDLVRIDDEETYTPGEWDPGARLTTVNRWGPQPPESFLR; translated from the coding sequence GTGACCCACCTCGCCCACGTGGCCCTCACGGTGCCACACCCCGAGGACGCGGCCCGGTGGTACGCCGAAGTGCTGGGGCTCGCCATCACCGGTCGACTCCCCGACGGCGGGGTGCGCCTGGCCACAGCCCCGCCCCACGCCGCGGTGGTGGCCCACACTGAGGTGCTCTTGCTTCCCGGCGCACCTGGTGTCCACCACATCGGTTTCGGTATACCGAATACAGAATCCCTTGCCGCAGCCGCCGCTGCCCTGCGGCGGCAGGACGTGGAGGTCCATGAGGCGACGGATGGGCCGTGCGGGGTCGGGTGGTGGGTACGCGACCCGGACGGCCACCGGGTGGAGGTGACGGTTCCCCCATCCCCCGTCCCGCGCCCCGGGGGAGCCGGTGGCCCGGCGACGCTGGTGAAGCTCGGTCACATCACGCAGCGCAGCCCCGACCCTGTGGTGCAGGCGGCGTGGTGGCAGCGCGTTCTGGGGTTCCGCCTCTCCGACCGCATGGGGGAGACGTTTGCCTGGCTGCGATGCAACCGCGACCACCACACCATCGCGTTCATCCGCGCCCCCCAGCCCGGGACGCACCACATCGCCTTCGAGGCCGGGGGGTGGGACGACCTACGCCGCCTCGGTGACCACCTGGCCGCCTGCGGGTGGCGCTTCGAGTTCGGACCAGGGCGGCACGGCCCCGGGAACAACCTCTTCGCCTACCTCCTCGACCCCTGGGGGCTGCGCTGGGAAGTCTTCTGTGACCTGGTGCGGATCGACGACGAGGAGACCTACACGCCCGGAGAGTGGGACCCCGGGGCGAGGCTGACCACGGTGAACCGGTGGGGCCCGCAGCCGCCGGAGTCCTTCCTGCGCTAG
- a CDS encoding dienelactone hydrolase family protein has protein sequence MPQPALVRSVTLPAGGVTLAGDLALPEDPKGVVLFVHGSGSSRHSPRNRFVAERLQAVGLATLLFDLLTEEEEAVDLRTAHLRFDIDLLTRRVLDALAWAGRQPETGPLRVGLFGASTGAAAALVAAAERPGAVAAVVSRGGRPDLAGEAVLRRVRAPTLLIVGERDAPVLALNREALAILGGEKALEIVPGATHLFEEPGALEEVARLAADWFVRHLSTPPPLA, from the coding sequence ATGCCTCAGCCGGCGCTGGTGCGGTCGGTCACGCTCCCGGCCGGCGGGGTCACGCTGGCGGGAGACCTCGCCCTCCCGGAGGATCCCAAGGGAGTCGTCCTCTTCGTGCACGGCAGCGGCAGCAGCCGCCACAGCCCCCGCAACCGCTTCGTCGCCGAACGCCTCCAGGCGGTGGGGCTGGCCACCCTGCTCTTCGACCTCCTTACCGAGGAGGAGGAAGCGGTCGACCTCCGCACGGCCCACCTGCGCTTCGACATCGACCTGCTCACCCGCCGGGTGCTGGACGCGCTGGCCTGGGCGGGCCGCCAGCCGGAGACGGGCCCGCTGCGCGTGGGGCTCTTCGGGGCGAGCACGGGTGCGGCGGCCGCGCTGGTGGCCGCGGCGGAGCGGCCCGGTGCCGTGGCCGCCGTCGTCTCCCGGGGCGGGCGGCCGGACCTGGCAGGGGAGGCGGTCCTGCGGCGCGTGCGCGCCCCCACGCTGCTGATCGTGGGCGAGCGGGACGCACCGGTGCTCGCGCTCAACCGCGAGGCGCTGGCGATCCTGGGCGGGGAGAAGGCCCTCGAGATCGTGCCGGGGGCGACGCACCTCTTCGAGGAACCGGGCGCGCTGGAGGAGGTGGCGCGCCTGGCGGCCGACTGGTTCGTCCGCCACCTGAGCACGCCACCTCCCCTGGCCTGA
- a CDS encoding xanthine dehydrogenase family protein molybdopterin-binding subunit, with translation MSGQPRALSHASPPAEHLPLLTGRGRFIGDLVLPGMVHVALLRSPHAHARIARLDTRAAARAPGVVAVVTAADLGPANRPLPPRVPHPALTDPRGPRPLAEGVVRHVGEAVAAVVAESAAAAADALERVAVTYEALPAAADVEAALHPDAPRVHADRPDNVAARWTTAAGDVGAILREAPVVVRLRLEIARGHGQPLEPRGVVAVWDETAQVLTLWSSTQAPYAVRDVVAAALGLAPGQVRVRVPDVGGGFGLKGAPYPEEVLVAWLARHLCRPVRWLEGRAESFVASVQDRRQVHEVAVGADREGRVLALDHRFLLDVGAYLPFGIPVGANLQSHVPGPYAIPHLRTELVAVYTHCTPTGPWRGAGRPQANFVVERALDQVARCLGLDPVAVRRRNLIRPAQMPYATGLRLATGTPVVYDSGDYPALLDRVLQLFRYEERRRWQAAARAAGRACGLGVVCGIEASGGGGVEGAAVRVEPDGTVRVAVGSPAQGQAHRTALGRLVAQVLGVRPEAVIVEGGDTALLPKGSGTFGSRTLVVAGTAAAEAARAVRRRALGRAARRLRVGPADLETVDGAIRVRGAPQRTVTWATVAADGEEPLQATHLFTPPGPVWSSGAAACAVELDRETGEVRVEAYVFVHDCGVVLNPDLVEGQVLGAIVNGLGNVLCEHLVYDAQGQLLTATLMDYGLPRAARQPPIRLGHQETPSPANPLGVKGVGESGIITVASALAQAVEDAVDDPALVVTAVPILPWQVLRWLAGRSGPCGPGGERSGPSAPPGPDFVR, from the coding sequence ATGTCCGGGCAGCCGCGCGCGCTGTCGCACGCGTCCCCGCCGGCCGAGCACCTCCCGCTCCTCACCGGCCGGGGTCGGTTCATCGGCGACCTGGTCCTGCCGGGGATGGTGCACGTGGCCCTCCTGCGCAGCCCGCACGCCCACGCCCGCATCGCCCGACTGGATACGCGCGCCGCCGCCCGCGCCCCGGGCGTGGTGGCGGTCGTCACCGCCGCCGACCTGGGCCCGGCCAACCGCCCCCTGCCGCCACGCGTCCCGCACCCGGCGCTCACCGACCCGCGCGGGCCGCGACCGCTGGCCGAGGGCGTCGTCCGCCACGTGGGCGAGGCCGTGGCCGCCGTGGTGGCGGAGTCGGCGGCCGCCGCCGCAGACGCCCTGGAGCGCGTCGCGGTCACTTACGAGGCCCTGCCGGCCGCCGCCGACGTGGAGGCGGCCCTGCACCCCGACGCCCCCCGCGTGCACGCCGACCGCCCGGACAACGTGGCGGCGCGCTGGACGACGGCCGCCGGCGACGTCGGAGCGATCCTGCGGGAGGCCCCGGTCGTGGTCCGGCTGCGGCTGGAGATCGCCCGTGGCCACGGCCAGCCCCTCGAGCCGCGCGGAGTGGTGGCGGTGTGGGACGAGACGGCACAGGTCCTCACCCTCTGGTCCTCCACGCAGGCACCCTACGCCGTCCGCGACGTGGTGGCGGCCGCGCTGGGATTGGCGCCCGGGCAGGTCCGGGTGCGCGTCCCCGACGTGGGCGGCGGCTTCGGCCTCAAGGGCGCACCCTACCCGGAGGAGGTGCTGGTGGCCTGGCTGGCCCGGCACCTGTGCCGGCCGGTGCGCTGGCTGGAAGGGCGGGCCGAGTCCTTTGTCGCCTCGGTGCAGGACCGCCGGCAGGTGCACGAGGTGGCCGTGGGCGCCGACCGGGAGGGACGGGTGCTGGCGCTCGACCACCGCTTCCTGCTCGACGTGGGCGCTTATCTGCCCTTCGGCATCCCCGTGGGGGCAAACCTGCAGAGCCACGTGCCCGGTCCCTACGCCATCCCCCACCTGCGCACCGAGCTGGTGGCCGTCTACACCCACTGCACCCCCACCGGCCCGTGGCGCGGCGCGGGACGGCCTCAGGCCAACTTCGTGGTGGAACGGGCGCTCGACCAGGTGGCGCGCTGCCTGGGCCTCGATCCCGTCGCGGTGCGCCGCCGCAACCTGATCCGTCCCGCGCAGATGCCCTACGCCACCGGCCTGCGCCTGGCCACCGGCACGCCCGTGGTCTACGACAGCGGGGACTACCCCGCGCTGCTCGACCGCGTGCTCCAGCTCTTCCGGTACGAGGAGCGCCGCCGCTGGCAGGCGGCGGCACGGGCGGCCGGGCGCGCCTGCGGCCTTGGCGTGGTCTGTGGCATCGAGGCGAGCGGCGGTGGCGGGGTGGAGGGCGCGGCGGTCCGCGTGGAGCCCGACGGCACGGTGCGGGTGGCCGTGGGCAGCCCGGCGCAGGGGCAGGCCCACCGCACGGCGCTCGGCCGCCTGGTGGCCCAGGTCCTGGGTGTCCGCCCCGAGGCGGTGATCGTCGAGGGCGGCGACACCGCCCTGCTGCCGAAGGGTTCGGGGACCTTCGGGAGCCGCACGCTCGTCGTCGCCGGCACCGCCGCCGCGGAGGCGGCGCGGGCGGTGCGCAGGCGCGCGCTGGGCCGGGCCGCCCGGCGCCTCCGCGTGGGCCCCGCCGACCTCGAGACCGTCGACGGCGCCATCCGGGTGCGCGGGGCACCGCAGCGCACCGTCACCTGGGCGACCGTGGCGGCGGACGGGGAGGAACCGCTCCAGGCCACGCACCTCTTCACCCCGCCCGGCCCGGTCTGGAGCAGCGGCGCGGCGGCGTGTGCGGTGGAGCTCGACCGTGAGACCGGCGAGGTACGGGTCGAGGCGTACGTCTTCGTCCACGACTGCGGCGTGGTCCTCAACCCCGACCTGGTGGAGGGGCAGGTGCTGGGAGCGATCGTGAACGGGCTGGGCAACGTCCTCTGCGAGCACCTGGTCTACGACGCGCAGGGGCAGTTGCTCACGGCCACGCTCATGGACTACGGCCTCCCCCGGGCGGCGCGGCAGCCGCCGATCCGTCTGGGCCACCAGGAGACGCCCTCGCCCGCCAACCCGCTGGGCGTCAAGGGGGTAGGGGAGAGCGGCATCATCACCGTCGCCAGCGCCCTGGCCCAGGCGGTGGAGGACGCCGTCGACGACCCGGCCCTGGTCGTGACGGCCGTGCCCATCCTGCCCTGGCAGGTGCTGCGCTGGTTGGCCGGCCGGTCCGGTCCCTGCGGCCCCGGCGGGGAACGGTCCGGGCCCAGTGCGCCCCCAGGCCCCGACTTCGTGCGGTAG
- a CDS encoding glucose 1-dehydrogenase has protein sequence MTGAAPHRPGRLAGKVALITGAGRGIGRAAAELFAAEGARVVVADLEAAAAREVAAAIADAGGEALAVGADVASPEDNARMVAAAVERWGALHVFYANAAIVDRTPEGDVGLERIALERWHRILAVNLTGTFLGCRAAIPEIVRAGGGSVILTGSVGALVAHRAHNHAYVTSKTGVLGLARNLAVEYAPKGVRVNCLCPGQVRTAMMADFYDDPARRQRFIDLTPMARFGEAVEVARVALFLASDESSFMTGAAVVVDGGWTAV, from the coding sequence GTGACCGGCGCAGCCCCACATCGGCCGGGCCGTCTCGCCGGGAAAGTCGCCCTCATCACCGGCGCGGGCAGGGGGATCGGCCGGGCGGCGGCAGAGCTCTTCGCCGCCGAAGGCGCCCGGGTGGTCGTGGCCGACCTGGAGGCCGCGGCCGCCCGCGAGGTGGCGGCGGCCATCGCCGACGCCGGCGGGGAGGCTCTGGCCGTGGGGGCGGACGTGGCCAGTCCCGAGGACAACGCGCGCATGGTGGCGGCGGCGGTGGAGCGGTGGGGCGCGCTGCACGTCTTCTACGCCAACGCCGCCATCGTGGACCGCACGCCGGAAGGGGACGTCGGCCTCGAGCGCATCGCCCTGGAGCGCTGGCACCGCATTCTGGCGGTCAACCTCACCGGCACCTTCCTGGGGTGCCGCGCGGCCATCCCCGAGATCGTCCGCGCGGGCGGCGGTTCGGTGATCCTCACCGGGTCGGTGGGCGCGCTCGTCGCCCACCGGGCCCACAACCACGCCTACGTCACCTCCAAAACCGGCGTGCTGGGTCTGGCCCGCAACCTGGCCGTGGAGTACGCGCCCAAGGGCGTACGCGTGAACTGCCTCTGCCCCGGCCAGGTCCGGACGGCCATGATGGCCGACTTCTACGACGACCCCGCACGCCGCCAGCGCTTCATCGACCTGACGCCGATGGCGCGCTTCGGGGAGGCGGTGGAGGTGGCTCGCGTGGCGCTCTTCCTGGCCTCTGACGAGTCCTCGTTCATGACCGGTGCCGCGGTGGTGGTCGACGGGGGCTGGACGGCGGTCTGA
- a CDS encoding dihydrodiol dehydrogenase, producing the protein MDDHEPARAPAMEREPVIEVTNEFAHVEVRRVWTRNGMRLEISSPRLGHCVRLDALALESLTWQPMETFSRFLEEPFGPARPDGRHG; encoded by the coding sequence ATGGACGACCATGAGCCGGCGCGTGCGCCGGCGATGGAGCGTGAGCCGGTGATCGAGGTGACCAACGAGTTCGCGCACGTCGAGGTGCGGCGGGTGTGGACGCGCAACGGGATGCGCCTGGAGATCAGCTCGCCGCGGCTGGGCCACTGCGTCCGGCTGGACGCGCTGGCGCTGGAGAGCCTCACCTGGCAGCCCATGGAGACCTTCAGCCGCTTCCTGGAGGAGCCGTTCGGCCCGGCGCGGCCGGACGGCCGGCACGGCTGA
- a CDS encoding 3-phenylpropionate/cinnamic acid dioxygenase subunit beta: MDVTPEVRQELTEWLYHEAELLDGRRFEEWLALLADDLTYEMPVRLTREAGGGEELAREMAFFRDDRETLRLRVARLRTEFAWAEDPPSRTRHFVANVRVRPTDRPDEVEVRSYLLVYRSRGDAPQAELLSGERRDRFRREGETWKLCRREFVPDQATLGLRNLALFV; encoded by the coding sequence GTGGACGTGACCCCGGAGGTGCGCCAGGAGCTCACGGAGTGGCTCTACCACGAGGCGGAGCTGCTGGACGGGCGCCGCTTCGAGGAGTGGCTGGCGCTGCTGGCCGACGACCTGACCTATGAGATGCCGGTGCGCCTGACCCGCGAGGCGGGCGGGGGCGAGGAGCTGGCGCGGGAGATGGCGTTCTTCCGGGACGACCGGGAGACGCTGCGGCTGCGTGTGGCCCGGCTGCGCACCGAGTTCGCCTGGGCGGAGGACCCGCCGTCGCGCACGCGCCACTTCGTGGCCAACGTCCGGGTGCGGCCCACCGACCGGCCGGACGAGGTAGAGGTGAGGAGCTACCTGCTCGTCTACCGCAGCCGCGGCGACGCGCCGCAGGCCGAGCTGCTCTCGGGGGAGCGGCGCGACCGCTTCCGACGGGAGGGGGAGACGTGGAAGCTCTGCCGGCGCGAGTTCGTGCCGGACCAGGCCACCCTGGGCCTGCGGAACCTGGCGCTCTTCGTCTGA
- a CDS encoding amidohydrolase: MTLAGGAVPPAAIVNIGTVVTGELDRPLLEADTVLLRGGRIAAVGTRDQVDVGEAAVVVDAAGATLAPGLIDSHCHVVIGDYTPRQKTVDFLESYVHGGITRCISPSEVHAPGRPRDPAGVKALALAAQRCFRDFRPGGMTVHAGCLILEPGLEERDFAELAREGVWLAKAGFGAFARPRDCAPLVRWAQRHGFVVMCHSGGASIPGSSPVTADDLLAMQPDVSGHVNGGPTAMADEDVERVITESTMALQVVQAGNLRSALHVVRRAAETGNLHRLLIASDTPTGTGVMPLAVLKSAAELVSLAPLAPAVALAAATGNVGRVYRLDAGIVAPGRPADLVLLDAPLGGHGRDALDALARGDIPAVAAVITQGVLRVLASRNTPPPVRPVRVVRGSATAPA, encoded by the coding sequence GTGACGCTGGCCGGGGGGGCCGTCCCGCCGGCGGCCATCGTGAACATCGGGACGGTGGTCACGGGGGAGCTCGACCGCCCCCTGCTGGAGGCGGACACCGTCCTGCTGCGCGGGGGGCGCATCGCCGCCGTCGGGACACGCGACCAGGTGGACGTCGGCGAGGCCGCCGTCGTGGTCGACGCCGCCGGGGCCACGCTGGCTCCGGGGCTGATCGACTCCCACTGCCACGTCGTCATCGGGGACTACACGCCGCGCCAGAAGACGGTGGACTTCCTGGAGAGCTACGTGCACGGAGGCATCACGCGCTGCATCTCGCCCAGCGAGGTGCACGCCCCGGGACGCCCGCGCGACCCGGCGGGCGTGAAGGCCCTCGCCCTGGCGGCCCAGCGCTGCTTCCGCGACTTCCGCCCGGGCGGCATGACGGTGCACGCCGGCTGCCTCATCCTGGAACCGGGGCTGGAAGAGCGCGACTTCGCCGAGCTCGCCCGGGAGGGCGTCTGGCTGGCCAAGGCCGGGTTCGGCGCCTTCGCCCGCCCGCGCGACTGCGCGCCTCTCGTCCGCTGGGCCCAGCGGCACGGGTTCGTGGTGATGTGCCACAGCGGGGGCGCCTCCATCCCCGGCTCCTCCCCAGTGACGGCCGACGACCTGCTGGCCATGCAGCCGGACGTCAGCGGTCACGTGAACGGCGGCCCGACGGCCATGGCCGACGAGGACGTGGAGCGGGTGATCACAGAGAGCACGATGGCCCTGCAGGTGGTCCAGGCGGGAAACCTGCGCTCGGCCCTCCACGTGGTGCGCCGTGCCGCGGAGACGGGCAACCTCCACCGCCTGCTCATCGCCAGCGACACGCCGACGGGGACGGGGGTGATGCCGCTGGCGGTGCTGAAGTCAGCGGCGGAGCTCGTGTCGCTGGCCCCGCTGGCGCCCGCGGTGGCGCTGGCCGCAGCGACGGGGAACGTGGGGCGGGTCTACCGGCTGGACGCCGGGATCGTCGCCCCCGGCCGCCCTGCGGACCTGGTGCTCCTCGACGCCCCGCTGGGCGGGCACGGGCGGGATGCCCTGGACGCGCTCGCCCGCGGCGACATCCCGGCAGTGGCCGCCGTCATCACGCAGGGGGTGCTGCGCGTGCTCGCCAGCCGGAACACGCCCCCGCCTGTGCGCCCCGTCCGGGTGGTCCGGGGGAGCGCCACGGCGCCCGCGTGA
- a CDS encoding DUF4286 family protein, which produces MPRGVLFSQMEPAPEWEVAFNAWYDEEHVPSRLALPGFVAAARYVAVRATPKYAVTYLLDDLGALATPAYRALKREPAPRTAQMLAAVRGFTRYVGEEVARLHRDTGEDAGVLDAPYLYAVFLAVPEAREAEFERWYDQEHGPLLLRHPAWRALRRYRLREAAGGAWTHLTLHFLDDLAALESPERAAARATPWRERLAAEPWFAPDAAVYARLPRRWGGGAR; this is translated from the coding sequence ATGCCGCGCGGCGTCCTCTTCTCGCAGATGGAACCGGCGCCTGAGTGGGAGGTGGCCTTCAACGCCTGGTACGACGAAGAGCACGTGCCCTCGCGCCTGGCGCTCCCCGGGTTCGTGGCCGCCGCGCGCTATGTCGCCGTCCGGGCCACGCCGAAGTACGCCGTCACCTACCTCCTGGACGACCTCGGCGCCCTGGCCACCCCGGCCTACCGGGCGCTGAAGCGCGAGCCCGCCCCGCGCACCGCGCAGATGCTGGCCGCCGTGCGCGGCTTCACCCGCTACGTCGGCGAGGAGGTGGCCCGTCTCCACCGGGACACCGGTGAGGACGCGGGCGTGCTCGACGCACCCTACCTCTATGCGGTCTTCTTGGCGGTGCCCGAAGCGCGGGAAGCGGAGTTCGAGCGCTGGTACGACCAGGAGCACGGCCCCCTGCTCCTGCGCCACCCCGCCTGGCGGGCGTTGCGGCGCTACCGTCTGCGCGAGGCGGCGGGCGGGGCGTGGACCCACCTGACCCTCCACTTCCTGGACGACCTGGCGGCCCTGGAGTCGCCCGAGCGGGCGGCAGCGCGCGCCACCCCCTGGCGGGAGCGGCTGGCCGCAGAACCCTGGTTCGCGCCGGATGCCGCCGTCTACGCCCGCCTGCCGCGGCGGTGGGGCGGAGGAGCGCGGTGA
- a CDS encoding PQQ-dependent sugar dehydrogenase: MAVLLAGCVQSVPPLAAPVTCPVPGATPPTLSLQLVTTGLDQPVHLTHAGDGSGRLFVVEQPGRIRIVRGGTVLSTPFLDIRSLVLAGGEQGLLSVAFHPRYATTGRFFVNYTRRPDGASVIAEYRVSSGHPDVADPTSAREVLVVPQPYSNHNGGLNLFGPDGFLYIGLGDGGSAGDPQNRAQNLGDLLGKLLRIDVDAGTPYAIPRGNPLVGRAGARGEIYAYGLRNPWRFSFDRCDGRLFLGDVGQGAREEIDLIRPGGNYGWRIMEGSLCFNPPSGCDRTGLELPIAEYETHAWGCAVTGGFVYRGTAFAALRGWYVFGDYCSGRIWGLRPEGNGWAMTLLHQQAVNISSFGEDQSGELYLVHHGGAVYRVAAR, translated from the coding sequence ATGGCCGTCCTCCTCGCCGGGTGTGTGCAGTCAGTCCCACCGCTCGCTGCCCCGGTCACCTGTCCCGTTCCGGGTGCCACCCCGCCGACGCTGAGCCTGCAGCTCGTTACCACGGGGCTCGACCAGCCCGTCCACCTCACCCACGCCGGGGACGGGTCGGGCCGCCTCTTCGTCGTGGAGCAACCCGGCCGCATCCGCATCGTTCGCGGCGGGACGGTGCTGTCCACGCCCTTCCTCGACATCCGCAGCCTCGTGCTCGCCGGCGGGGAGCAGGGCCTGCTGAGCGTGGCCTTCCACCCGCGCTACGCCACCACCGGGCGCTTCTTCGTGAACTACACGCGCCGGCCGGACGGCGCCTCCGTGATCGCCGAGTACCGGGTCTCCTCCGGCCATCCCGACGTGGCCGACCCCACCAGCGCCCGTGAGGTGCTGGTCGTCCCCCAGCCCTACAGCAACCACAACGGGGGGTTGAACCTCTTCGGGCCCGACGGCTTCCTCTACATCGGGCTGGGCGACGGCGGCAGCGCCGGCGATCCCCAGAACCGCGCGCAGAACCTGGGGGACCTGCTGGGCAAGCTCCTGCGCATCGACGTCGACGCCGGCACCCCCTACGCCATCCCGCGCGGCAACCCGTTGGTGGGGCGGGCCGGGGCGCGCGGGGAGATCTACGCCTACGGCCTGCGCAACCCGTGGCGCTTCAGCTTCGACCGCTGCGACGGACGCCTCTTCCTGGGCGACGTGGGGCAGGGGGCGCGGGAGGAGATCGACCTGATCCGCCCGGGCGGCAACTACGGCTGGCGCATCATGGAGGGGTCGCTGTGCTTCAACCCGCCCTCCGGGTGCGACCGGACGGGGCTGGAGCTGCCCATCGCCGAGTACGAGACCCACGCCTGGGGCTGCGCCGTCACCGGGGGGTTCGTCTACCGCGGCACGGCCTTCGCCGCCCTGCGCGGCTGGTACGTCTTTGGGGACTACTGCAGCGGGCGCATCTGGGGCCTGCGGCCGGAAGGCAATGGGTGGGCCATGACCCTCCTCCACCAGCAGGCGGTGAACATCTCCTCGTTCGGCGAGGACCAGTCCGGCGAGCTGTACCTGGTGCACCACGGCGGCGCGGTCTACCGGGTGGCGGCGCGCTGA